The proteins below are encoded in one region of Argonema galeatum A003/A1:
- a CDS encoding DNA polymerase beta superfamily protein yields MTIEQQLLPVISEQPYPLLFATISGAHLYGFPSPDSDFDLRGSHILPVSEVVGLEPGRETIEVSEFRNKLEIDLVTHDIKKFFSLLLKKNGYVLEQLYSPLIVRTTSEHEELKVIAKGCITRNHVHHYFGFAQTQWRLFEKDRRVKPLLYIYRVLLTGIYLMQTGVVEANLVLLNEIFKLPYIPDLIARKLAGAEKSVLEDADIAFHHEEFERLRGELEAAFQSSTLPEAPSAKAALNELLVRLRMGSVG; encoded by the coding sequence ATGACGATTGAGCAGCAGCTACTCCCAGTAATTTCAGAACAGCCATACCCGCTTTTGTTCGCTACAATTAGCGGGGCGCATTTGTATGGTTTTCCCTCACCAGATTCTGATTTTGACTTGCGCGGTTCCCACATTTTGCCGGTGTCAGAAGTAGTTGGATTAGAGCCAGGACGTGAAACTATCGAAGTTTCGGAATTTCGCAACAAACTGGAAATTGACCTCGTAACTCACGATATCAAAAAGTTCTTTTCGCTGCTGCTCAAAAAGAATGGTTATGTTTTAGAGCAGTTGTATTCGCCTTTGATTGTTCGCACTACGTCAGAACATGAAGAATTGAAAGTTATTGCCAAAGGTTGCATCACCCGCAACCATGTTCACCACTATTTCGGATTTGCCCAAACGCAATGGAGATTGTTTGAGAAAGACAGAAGAGTTAAACCCCTGCTTTATATCTACCGAGTCTTGTTGACTGGTATTTATTTGATGCAAACAGGCGTTGTAGAAGCTAACTTAGTGCTATTGAATGAAATCTTCAAATTACCTTATATTCCCGATTTGATTGCCCGAAAGTTGGCAGGTGCTGAGAAGTCTGTTTTGGAAGATGCTGATATAGCATTTCATCATGAAGAATTTGAGCGTTTGCGCGGTGAGTTGGAAGCAGCTTTTCAAAGCAGTACATTACCGGAAGCACCTTCTGCTAAGGCGGCATTGAACGAGTTGCTGGTACGGTTGAGAATGGGGTCTGTTGGTTAG
- a CDS encoding DUF6717 family protein, producing MSNAMMVIFPYRYEHTWVFDDEGVGLVREPFVSGIPAMIDILVQDIPNADKGFKLLFSVNPFPGYQAELVWLREEYGGNWYRWHQKNMEGWLCPALFKYFSEPPIKIYSKAEKLHSSLSAIPNKL from the coding sequence ATGTCTAACGCAATGATGGTGATTTTTCCATATCGATACGAACATACCTGGGTATTTGACGATGAAGGAGTCGGACTTGTACGGGAACCATTTGTCAGCGGCATACCCGCAATGATCGATATTCTCGTTCAAGATATTCCGAATGCCGATAAAGGTTTCAAGCTTTTGTTTTCCGTCAACCCTTTTCCAGGATATCAAGCAGAACTGGTTTGGTTGAGAGAAGAGTACGGGGGTAACTGGTATCGCTGGCACCAAAAAAATATGGAAGGGTGGTTATGTCCAGCATTGTTCAAGTATTTCAGCGAACCGCCAATAAAAATATACTCCAAAGCTGAAAAGCTACATTCTTCATTATCTGCCATACCCAATAAATTATGA
- the egtC gene encoding ergothioneine biosynthesis protein EgtC, translated as MCRLLGYLGPPILLDYILSKPEHSLIEQSYQPREMTSGLLNADGFGIGWYHPQRDTDPFIYKNTLPIWSDINLPNLSRYIESGCILGYVRSATSGQAVDLSNCQPFRYGHLLFTHNGFIQHFRQTLYRPIRNRLSDEAYQAIDGSTDSEHIFALLINELTVNPDIALEKALHNSLITLAELAQFHEVKVAANIIVTDGRRLVASRFSTRKPAPSLYWLRDDPIFPDAVIIASEPLFAGNWIGFPENSIISVGEDLDIQIS; from the coding sequence ATGTGCCGATTACTTGGCTATCTCGGCCCACCCATCCTACTTGATTATATTCTGTCCAAACCAGAGCATTCGCTGATTGAGCAGAGTTACCAACCACGGGAGATGACCTCTGGGTTGCTCAACGCCGATGGCTTTGGGATTGGTTGGTATCACCCACAGCGAGACACCGACCCCTTCATTTACAAAAATACGCTGCCCATCTGGAGCGATATTAACCTGCCCAATCTCAGCCGCTATATCGAGTCAGGCTGTATACTCGGCTATGTCCGCAGCGCTACTTCCGGTCAAGCGGTAGATTTGAGCAACTGTCAGCCTTTTCGTTACGGGCATTTGTTATTCACTCACAACGGCTTCATCCAACATTTTCGGCAGACATTATATAGACCGATACGTAACCGACTAAGCGATGAAGCTTACCAAGCTATTGACGGTTCTACAGATTCAGAACACATTTTCGCTCTGTTAATTAATGAGTTAACGGTTAACCCAGATATTGCTTTAGAAAAGGCATTGCACAACTCGTTAATAACCTTGGCTGAATTAGCACAATTTCATGAAGTAAAAGTCGCTGCCAACATCATTGTTACAGATGGACGCCGCCTGGTTGCTTCTCGCTTTTCCACCCGGAAGCCTGCACCCTCACTTTACTGGCTGCGAGACGATCCAATTTTTCCAGATGCGGTAATTATTGCTTCCGAACCTTTATTCGCTGGCAATTGGATCGGCTTTCCTGAAAATAGCATTATTAGTGTGGGAGAAGACCTTGATATCCAAATCTCTTAG
- a CDS encoding ergothioneine biosynthesis protein EgtB has product MISKSLSFQTTQPSTTDERRQQIKEWMQLCRAGTLAVFEGVDYNTFCHQPHPEFSPVGWHLGHIAYTESLWLLERCAGKPSQFKQYHSLFAADGLPKGKRVHLPTLAEVICYLDAVRKQVFDYLKVAPLDEQERLWRFMIQHESQHSEIISFLLQLQSRSLVISHSSLVKEDPPLPPLKKGGEQNTNDLGQEIIEIPAGEFVMGNDSIDALDNERPAHRVYLDTYWIDRYPVTCGDYRKFMQAGGYQNREWWSPAGWEWLQANPITQPLYWLEDSAWDNHPVCGVSWYEADAYARFVGKRLPTEAEWEKAASWDAAAGVFCTYPWGEKEPNTDLCNHNYIQKQQTDSPIQNPKSKIQNHQTDSPIQNPKSSLAKVGIVTGTAKTPTSRKIQNRTTAVYAYPAAKSAYGLQDALGNVWEWTASWFDGYEGFEYYPYRGYSQVYFDGQHRVLKGGSWATRPWALRCSFRNWYHPGVRQILAGFRCASF; this is encoded by the coding sequence TTGATATCCAAATCTCTTAGTTTTCAAACAACTCAGCCCAGCACAACAGACGAACGGCGACAGCAGATTAAAGAGTGGATGCAGCTTTGCCGTGCTGGTACTTTAGCGGTATTTGAAGGTGTTGATTACAATACCTTTTGCCATCAACCTCATCCAGAATTTAGCCCTGTTGGTTGGCATTTGGGTCACATTGCCTACACCGAGTCGCTCTGGCTGCTGGAGCGTTGTGCTGGCAAACCGTCTCAGTTTAAACAATATCACAGCTTATTTGCAGCTGATGGCTTACCCAAGGGAAAACGGGTTCATTTACCGACGCTGGCAGAAGTTATTTGCTACTTAGACGCTGTGAGAAAACAGGTTTTTGATTACCTGAAAGTAGCGCCTTTAGATGAGCAAGAACGTCTCTGGCGATTTATGATTCAGCATGAAAGTCAACACAGCGAAATAATATCGTTTCTGTTGCAATTGCAAAGTCGGTCATTAGTCATTAGTCATTCGTCATTAGTCAAGGAAGATCCCCCCCTGCCCCCCCTTAAAAAGGGGGGAGAACAAAACACAAACGATCTAGGACAAGAAATAATTGAAATCCCGGCGGGTGAGTTTGTGATGGGCAATGACTCGATCGATGCTTTGGACAACGAACGCCCAGCACATCGAGTTTATTTGGATACCTATTGGATCGATCGCTACCCGGTAACTTGCGGAGATTACCGCAAATTCATGCAAGCAGGAGGCTACCAGAACCGCGAATGGTGGTCACCTGCTGGGTGGGAGTGGCTGCAAGCAAACCCAATTACTCAGCCGCTTTATTGGTTAGAAGATTCAGCGTGGGATAATCATCCAGTTTGCGGCGTTAGCTGGTACGAAGCAGACGCCTATGCGCGATTTGTGGGTAAAAGATTGCCAACAGAGGCAGAGTGGGAAAAAGCAGCTAGTTGGGATGCAGCAGCTGGGGTGTTTTGCACATATCCTTGGGGAGAAAAAGAACCAAATACGGATCTATGTAATCATAATTACATACAAAAGCAACAAACAGATTCACCAATCCAAAATCCAAAATCCAAAATCCAAAATCATCAAACAGATTCACCAATCCAAAATCCAAAATCCTCTCTTGCGAAGGTGGGCATCGTGACGGGAACCGCCAAGACGCCCACTTCGCGCAAAATCCAAAATCGAACCACGGCGGTATATGCTTATCCAGCTGCTAAAAGTGCTTACGGTTTGCAGGATGCCTTGGGCAATGTTTGGGAGTGGACGGCTTCTTGGTTTGACGGTTACGAAGGGTTTGAATACTATCCCTATCGCGGTTATTCCCAAGTTTATTTTGATGGGCAGCATCGGGTGCTAAAAGGTGGCAGTTGGGCAACTCGTCCTTGGGCTTTGCGCTGTAGTTTTCGTAATTGGTATCATCCTGGTGTGCGTCAAATTTTGGCAGGATTTCGCTGTGCCAGTTTTTAG
- a CDS encoding adenylate/guanylate cyclase domain-containing response regulator, translated as MLEGNEEPFVNEEDDELIFAEEDDERLLTNDKKSKDSQIESSWKVLIVDDEIEIHNVTKLALDDFIFEGKSLTFISASSGKEAKELIEAHAETAIILLDVVMENDDAGLEVVKYIRDVLGNKLVRIILRTGQPGVVPENLVIVDYDINDYKTKTELTTQKLFTTVVTALRAFRALTTIETSKKELERIAAASARFVPREFLRFLQKESIVDARLGDSVQAEMTIMFADIRSFTSMSENLSPKENFDFLNEYLSRVGPVIRQHNGFIDKYIGDGIMALFPHTADDAVKAAIEMQKQVVLYNYHRQSSGCAPIAIGIGLHTGSLMLGTIGESERMESTVISDAVNLASRMEGLTKFYGAGIVITRQTVSYLDNSEKYKYRFLDRVKVKGKQAPVSVFEIYEAEPESLASLKTQTKTDFEQGIVLYYQQKYAQAQQLFERVLQVNEQDNAARLYWKRCQMSSITGLPPTWSEMEI; from the coding sequence ATGTTAGAAGGAAATGAAGAACCATTTGTGAATGAGGAAGATGACGAATTAATTTTTGCTGAAGAAGACGATGAGCGACTCTTGACCAACGATAAAAAATCGAAAGATTCACAGATAGAGTCAAGTTGGAAAGTTTTAATTGTAGACGATGAAATTGAAATTCATAATGTCACAAAACTAGCGTTAGATGATTTTATATTTGAGGGTAAATCCTTAACCTTTATTAGCGCTTCTTCGGGCAAAGAAGCTAAAGAATTAATCGAAGCGCACGCCGAGACGGCCATAATTTTGCTAGATGTAGTCATGGAAAATGATGATGCAGGCTTGGAGGTAGTTAAATATATCCGCGATGTGTTAGGCAATAAGTTGGTGCGAATCATTTTACGTACAGGACAGCCGGGAGTAGTGCCAGAAAATCTGGTGATTGTTGATTACGATATTAATGACTATAAAACTAAAACTGAACTGACCACGCAAAAGCTGTTTACAACAGTGGTGACAGCTTTAAGAGCGTTTCGCGCTCTGACGACGATTGAAACTAGCAAAAAAGAACTGGAAAGAATCGCAGCGGCTTCCGCCCGTTTTGTACCGCGTGAATTTTTGAGATTTCTGCAAAAAGAAAGTATTGTCGATGCCAGACTGGGCGATTCCGTACAGGCAGAAATGACGATTATGTTTGCCGACATTCGCTCGTTTACGAGTATGTCGGAGAACCTGTCTCCCAAGGAAAATTTTGATTTTCTCAACGAATACTTGAGCCGAGTTGGCCCAGTCATCCGTCAGCACAACGGCTTTATTGATAAATATATTGGCGATGGCATCATGGCGCTGTTTCCCCATACAGCTGATGATGCAGTCAAAGCAGCGATCGAAATGCAAAAACAGGTTGTTCTGTATAATTACCATCGGCAAAGCAGTGGTTGTGCCCCCATCGCCATCGGTATTGGCTTGCATACTGGAAGTTTGATGCTGGGCACCATTGGCGAGTCGGAACGGATGGAAAGCACGGTGATTTCAGATGCAGTGAATTTGGCATCTCGCATGGAAGGCTTAACGAAATTTTATGGTGCGGGTATCGTAATTACCAGACAAACCGTTTCTTATCTGGATAACTCCGAAAAGTACAAATATAGGTTTCTTGACCGCGTTAAAGTAAAAGGTAAACAGGCTCCTGTGAGTGTATTTGAAATTTACGAGGCTGAGCCTGAGTCTCTAGCATCTCTCAAAACGCAAACCAAAACCGATTTTGAACAAGGGATCGTTCTGTATTACCAGCAGAAATATGCTCAAGCACAGCAACTGTTCGAGCGCGTTTTGCAAGTGAATGAGCAAGATAATGCCGCCCGTCTTTACTGGAAACGGTGTCAGATGTCGTCAATAACTGGGCTACCGCCAACGTGGTCAGAAATGGAAATTTAG